The Corynebacterium halotolerans YIM 70093 = DSM 44683 region GTCGAGGAGGTGAGGAACCGCCTCTACTCCGAGTCCGGCACAGAGATGGGCGAAGACCACGAGACGCCACGACTCTGGGAGAGCTCGTGGCGTCCGGGGTACGGCTACGGCAACTTCGTGCCGTTCGCCGTGGTCAACACCTGGCACGACAATGACGTCGCGACGGCGCAGTCCGCCTCATCCCCCTCGGCGACCACCGGCTACTCGGCCGGCGGGTTCTCGGGTGGGGGCGGCTCACGCGGCTTCTAGCTGCCGGGCTACACCGGCAGGAGGGCCTCGGCGCGGGCCGTGACCGGCACGCCCAGGGTGTCGAGCAGGGCCACGACGCGCAGCTCGATGTCATCGGCCAGGTCACGGACCTGGTCCATGCTCATGCCGCTCGGGTTGGGGACATCCCACTGGACCTGGCGCAGGCCCGGCAGATCGTGGGACTCGCTGTCATCCATGTAGACGACGACGTCCGGGGCGTCGAGGACGCGGCCCGTACCCGCACGACCGGTGACGGCCACCGTGGGCAGCCCGCGTTCCTCGCGGATCGCCACGAGCTTGGAGTCGCTGGCGTTCTCCGGGTGGGTGGCGGCGGCGGTGGCCAGCACACCCTCATCGGTGAGCTGGCGGGCCAGAGCGGCGGCCAGCTTGGCGCGGGAGCCGTTCCCGCGGCTGGCGAAGAGGATCCGCTTGCGCGGGGAGGACGTGGCGCCGTGGGACTTCAGGTGCTCGCCGATCCGCTCTGCCGCGTCACGGGCGACGAAGACGGGGAGGAAGTCGGTCACCGTGGCGGAGGCGGAGTGGTCGGCGATGACGTCGTCGACGATGGCGTCAATGACCCGGGCGTCACAGGCATGCCCGAAGCGGCCGTGAAGATCGTGGCGCACATTGTTGAAGTTGTTGATCATCTTGATCACTCACCTTTTCTATATCTGTGGTTACAACGGTTAACTGAGTTCCCCGTTTGTTAACCTGATGTTCACCCTACCGGAGCGAACGCGGCTGTCAAGCGCCCGTCCAGAGCACCCAGCCCCACCCGGTTTGCACTTTCATCAAACGGCGCAAAACAGCGCCCCAGCGCGTCACGTGATCGCTGTCACTCAATTGATAGCAGGCTTTTTGTGCAGCGTGTGAGGTTTCGACCATTTAAATTCTTGTGTTTCCGCAGGTCGCGCGTTCGGCGCGTTGAGCATGGAAAATGCCGATACGGGCGGTGGGCAAACCATGCCGGAGGGGGTATGGCACACACACTTTTCACCCCCGAAGTAGCCGCAACCTACCGTTCATCTACGGTCGCCGTTGGTTAACGAGCCGTGAATATCCGGCGGCGTGCGGGTGCCGAGGGCACGAACCCCCTCGCGAGGCCGGCACCCCCGAGCCGTCGGAAATGGAGATTCCCGGCCCTCCGGCCCGCTCCACAACCAGCGGTCATCCGTGGCGATGCCGGGAACCCCGCCGGGGCTCCCGCGGCATTACCCCGTTGTCTCCCGGGTGCGGCCGGTGAACCGCCGACAGAACCCGCCCCGGACCACCATGGTCGGCACCCTCCCCGGGATGCCGGGCGGCGAGGCAATCCCCCACTGCACGGCGGAACAACCACCACGTGACGGCCGCGACCGCGGCGCCGAGGAGCAGGCCGGCGAGAATGTCCGTGAGCCAGTGGACACCCAGGTAGAGGCGCGTCAGTGACACCGCCACCGCCAGCACCCACGCCACACCGGTCAGCCACCGCGCCGGCACGGTCGCCGCGCGGCCACGCCCCAGCCACAGCGTGAGGATCATCGCCAGCGCGGCCACGCCCGTCGCGTGCCCGGAGGGCAGGGCGTGGTTGGTCTCCTCGGCCAATCGGTGCAGCTCGGGTGGTCGCTCACGGCCGATCACCGGCTTGAGGAGGTGGCTGGCGAGATTCGCCACGATGACGGCCAGCGGGAGAACGAGGGCCGGCCAGACCCGCCGCGTGCGTGCGGCGACGACCAGCGCGGCGAGGACCGCACACACAGTAATCGTCGTCGGCGTCGTGAGCGTGGTGAGCGCGGTGACGGCCGGGGTGAGCGCCTCGCTGCGGTGGTCGATCCACCAGGACCACACGGCGGCGTCGATGCCGCTGACGCTCATGCGGTGGGCATGAGGAAAGCCCCGGTGCCGGTCACCGGGGTTTTCGGGGGGCGGCGGATGCGCATACCCGCCAGTAGATCACATCAGGCTGCGTGAGCGACGGTCACCCCGAGCTCCTCGAGCAGGGGGCGGACGTGCGCCTCCACCTGGTCCGCGATCTCGCGGACCTTCTCGATCGGCTGGCCGGCCGGATCGTCGATGTCCCAGTGGATGTACC contains the following coding sequences:
- a CDS encoding three-helix bundle dimerization domain-containing protein; the protein is MINNFNNVRHDLHGRFGHACDARVIDAIVDDVIADHSASATVTDFLPVFVARDAAERIGEHLKSHGATSSPRKRILFASRGNGSRAKLAAALARQLTDEGVLATAAATHPENASDSKLVAIREERGLPTVAVTGRAGTGRVLDAPDVVVYMDDSESHDLPGLRQVQWDVPNPSGMSMDQVRDLADDIELRVVALLDTLGVPVTARAEALLPV
- a CDS encoding phosphatase PAP2 family protein, encoding MSVSGIDAAVWSWWIDHRSEALTPAVTALTTLTTPTTITVCAVLAALVVAARTRRVWPALVLPLAVIVANLASHLLKPVIGRERPPELHRLAEETNHALPSGHATGVAALAMILTLWLGRGRAATVPARWLTGVAWVLAVAVSLTRLYLGVHWLTDILAGLLLGAAVAAVTWWLFRRAVGDCLAARHPGEGADHGGPGRVLSAVHRPHPGDNGVMPREPRRGSRHRHG